The bacterium genomic interval TCGCGGATTACTTAAGATGGTCGGTCGGCGTCGCCGCTTATTAGACTACTTAAAGAGCACAAATATCCAAGGCTATCGCTCAATCATTGAGCAGCTTGGTATTCGTAAGTAATTGCGAGTTATTTCATGGAGCAAGCATAGATTATCCCAGGTCTAAGTTACCTGAGGTTAAGTGCACTTGCTCGTAGATCGAACGATTAATTTTCAAAAGATAAAAATAGGTAAATATGGCTGAATTATTAAGCACTCAATTAAAGAAAACCGTTACACTCCCGTTCCACGGGTCAGAAATTTCCTTCGAAACAGGCTGGGTTGCAAAGCAAGCTGGTGGTGCAGTGATTGTGCGCGCTGGAGAAACGATGGTGCTGGTTACGGTCTGTCGCGCTGATGCCAAGCCCGACCAGAGCTTTTTCCCACTCACTGTGGAATATCAAGAAAAGGCCTATGCAGCAGGAAAAATTCCTGGTGGATTTTTCCGTCGTGAAGCAAAGCCTAGTGAAGGCGAAATCTTAACTTGCCGCTTAATTGATAGGCCAATTCGCCCACTTTTCCCGGACGGTTACTATGATGAAATTCAAGTGATCTGTACTGTGCTTTCCGCTGACGGCATAAATAGCCCAGATGTTTTGGCAATCTGCGGAGCGTCAGCAGCTTTGCATATTTCTGACATCCCATTCCAAGGTCCAATTGCTGGAGTTCGTGTCGGACGTTTAGGGGGACAATTTGTAATTAATCCATCACGTGAAGACTTAGCCCGCTCAGACATGGATTTTATTGTCGCTGGGACGAAAGATGCGATTGTGATGGTTGAAGGTGCCGCGCAATTTGTACCGGAAAAAGACGTTGTTGACGCGCTATTTTTCGGCCATGAAGAAATTAAAAAGCTCTGCGCCTTACAGGAAGAGCTACGTAAGCAAGCTGGTAAAGCAAAAATGGAGGTTAAGCTTGTAACTGTTCCAGCAGAAATTACTGCACGCGTAAAAACTCTAGCTTACGATCAATTAAAACAAGCTTTAGCGATTTTATCCAAAGCTGAACGCAGAGATGCATTGTCTGCTACTACAAGCTCAACCTTGGAAACTTTAAAGCTTGAGTTTCCAGAAGGCGAGCGGATGATCAAAAATGAACTCGAGCGATTTGCCGGAGAAATCATGCGCAATCGTGTGCTCGATGAGAAAGTTCGCATGGATGGCCGAAAATTTGCTGATATTCGTCCAATTGAATGTGAAGTCGCGGTGATTCCACGGGCTCATGGTTCTGCTCTCTTTACTCGCGGTGAAACTCAAGGCTTTGTGACTACAACTTTGGGAAGTTCGACTGACGCCCAAAAAATTGATGGCTTAACTGAAACAGCTGAAAAAACCTTTATGCTGCATTACAACTTTCCTCCGTTTTCTACCGGGGAAGTGAAAAACATCAGAGGCACGGGGCGTCGCGAAATTGGTCACGGCGTGCTGGCTGAGAGAGCTTTAAGGGCTGTTGTACCTCAAGATAAGGACTTTCCGTTTGTAATTCGTATTGTCTCGGACATCACTGAATCCAATGGCTCTAGCTCAATGGCCACAGTTTGCGGCGGCAGTATGTCATTGATGGATGCTGGTGTGAAAATTAAAGATCCAGTAGCTGGGGTAGCAATGGGTCTGATTAAAGAAGGCACTCGAGTTGCAGTTCTTTCTGATATTTTAGGTGACGAGGACCATTTGGGCGACATGGACTTTAAAGTCTGCGGCACCAAAGATGGTATTACAGCGCTACAAATGGATATCAAATGTGATGGTCTCGACCGTAATATTATGACCACTGCACTTGATCAAGCTTGTGCTGGTCGTTTACACATTCTTGGTGAA includes:
- the pnp gene encoding polyribonucleotide nucleotidyltransferase; this encodes MAELLSTQLKKTVTLPFHGSEISFETGWVAKQAGGAVIVRAGETMVLVTVCRADAKPDQSFFPLTVEYQEKAYAAGKIPGGFFRREAKPSEGEILTCRLIDRPIRPLFPDGYYDEIQVICTVLSADGINSPDVLAICGASAALHISDIPFQGPIAGVRVGRLGGQFVINPSREDLARSDMDFIVAGTKDAIVMVEGAAQFVPEKDVVDALFFGHEEIKKLCALQEELRKQAGKAKMEVKLVTVPAEITARVKTLAYDQLKQALAILSKAERRDALSATTSSTLETLKLEFPEGERMIKNELERFAGEIMRNRVLDEKVRMDGRKFADIRPIECEVAVIPRAHGSALFTRGETQGFVTTTLGSSTDAQKIDGLTETAEKTFMLHYNFPPFSTGEVKNIRGTGRREIGHGVLAERALRAVVPQDKDFPFVIRIVSDITESNGSSSMATVCGGSMSLMDAGVKIKDPVAGVAMGLIKEGTRVAVLSDILGDEDHLGDMDFKVCGTKDGITALQMDIKCDGLDRNIMTTALDQACAGRLHILGEMAKAITKPREAMSQYAPQVEIMKIKPDKIREVIGPGGKMIKSIVEETGVKIDVSDDGTVKIFSTDRVQSMRAKEIILGIVEEAEVGKLYTGVVKRITDFGAFIEILPGVDGLLHISQIAAEGRVNQVTDVMREGEEVQVKVVEIDRQGRVRLSQKEMN